A section of the Oryza sativa Japonica Group chromosome 1, ASM3414082v1 genome encodes:
- the LOC4327606 gene encoding uncharacterized protein has product MFKFLKEVVAGSGSGLKDFPYTIGEPYASAWGSWTHHRGTSKDDGSPVSIFSLSGSNPQDRHLVAGRNGVKRLRTVRHPNILSFLHSTEAEVPDGPAMKHTIYIVTEPVTPLSEKLKELNLGGTQRDEYFAWGLHQISKAVSFLNNDCKLVHGNVCVTSVVVTQTLDWKLHAFDVLSEFDANNEASNSPMLQFEWLVGTQYKPMELTKSDWVSIRKSPPWAIDSWGLGCLIYELFSGAKLTRTEDLRNTASIPKSLLPDYQRLLSSAPSRRMNPSKLIDNSEFFQNKLVETIQFMEVLNLKDSVEKDSFFRKLPNIAEQLPREIVLKKLLPVLASALEFGSAAAPALVVLLKMGSWLPADQFSAKVLPTIVKLFASNDRAIRVSLLQHIDQFGESLTAQTVDEQVFPHVATGFSDTSAFLRELTLKSMLVLAPKLSQRTISGSLLKYLSKLQVDEEPAIRTNTTILLGNIANYMNDGTRKRVLINAFTVRALRDTFPPARAAGIMALSVTSSYYEMTEIATRILPNVVVLTFDPDSDVRTKAFQATDQFLQIAKQHHEKLTMGDNSAAEATGIQLKPGNAGLLGWAMSSLTQKGKGSDHGPVSSANASNSQISATSSVTSDNRSSTVAYAPSTSSSLDQTAPASARSSVDGWGEIENDNTQEENGSDKEGWDDVDPFDEKPPPSLLSNIQAAQKRPVAQPKQPVSNSSRLNQPKVPKPEEDPLWGSIAAPAPKNASKSSDIKPSTSHNDDDDLWGSIAAPPPKSAGKPLKPPAAANSDDLWGAIAAPPPSTKARPLASSGRGRGTKPAQPKLGAQRIGRTSSTGM; this is encoded by the exons ATGTTCAAGTTCCTCAAGGAGGTGGTCGCGGGATCCGGATCGGGCCTCAAGGACTTCCCCTACACCATCGGCGAGCCCTACGCCTCCGCGTGGGGCTCGTGGACGCACCACCGCGGCACCTCCAAG GATGATGGGTCGCCCGTGTCAATCTTTTCTCTGTCAGGGAGCAATCCTCAGGACAGGCACTTGGTTGCTGGTCGGAATGGTGTTAAGAGATTACGAACA GTGCGTCATCCAAACATTTTATCCTTTCTTCACAGTACTGAAGCAGAAGTTCCTGATGGACCTGCCATGAAGCATACAATTTATATTGTAACAGAGCCTGTTACGCCACTTTCAGAAAAGCTTAAGGAACTGAACCTGGGAGGCACACAGAG AGATGAGTACTTTGCTTGGGGTCTTCACCAGATATCAAAAGCTGTGAGCTTTCTCAACAACGACTGCAAGCTT GTTCACGGGAATGTATGCGTGACGAGCGTAGTTGTTACTCAAACTCTAGATTGGAAGCTTCATGCTTTTGATGTTCTTTCTGAATTTGATGCTAACAACGAAGCCTCTAATAGCCCCATGTTG CAATTTGAATGGTTAGTTGGAACACAATATAAGCCAATGGAGCTAACAAAGTCAGATTGGGTGTCAATTAGGAAATCACCTCCATGGGCAATTGATTCCTGGGGACTGG GGTGTTTAATTTATGAGCTCTTTTCTGGTGCAAAGCTAACCAGGACAGAGGACCTTCGGAACACTGCTTCAATCCCAAAG TCTTTACTTCCAGATTACCAGAGGCTCTTGAGTTCTGCCCCTTCTCGTAGAATGAACCCTTCTAAACTTATTGACAACAGTG AGTTTTTCCAGAACAAGTTAGTAGAGACCATACAGTTCATGGAAGTTCTTAACTTAAAGGACAGTGTTGAGAAAGATAGCTTTTTCCGTAAACTACCGAACATAGCTGAGCAGCTTCCTCGTGAGATAGTCCTGAAAAAG TTGCTCCCTGTGCTGGCATCTGCTCTTGAGTTTGGTTCAGCTGCTGCACCAGCCTTGGTTGTATTGTTGAAGATGGGTTCCTGGCTTCCAGCTGACCAATTTAGTGCAAAG GTTTTGCCTACAATTGTGAAGCTTTTTGCCTCTAATGACCGAGCTATCCGAGTTAGCCTTTTGCAGCACATAGATCAGTTTGGGGAGTCATTGACAGCTCAAACTGTTGATGAGCAA GTTTTCCCCCATGTTGCCACTGGGTTCTCTGATACTTCTGCTTTTCTTCGTGAACTGACCTTGAAGTCTATGCTTGTATTGGCACCCAAA TTATCTCAGCGTACGATTTCAGGATCTCTCTTGAAGTATCTATCTAAGCTCCAG GTTGATGAAGAACCTGCGATCAGGACAAACACTACAATTCTTCTTGGAAATATTGCAAACTACATGAATGATGGG ACTAGGAAAAGGGTATTGATCAACGCATTTACTGTCCGTGCATTACGTGATACCTTCCCCCCTGCTCGAGCAGCTG GCATCATGGCGCTAAGTGTCACTAGTTCATACTATGAAATGACAGAGATTGCAACTCGTATTCTGCCTAACGTTGTTGTCCTCACATTTGATCCAGATAG TGATGTGAGGACCAAGGCTTTCCAGGCTACTGATCAATTCTTGCAAATAGCAAAACAACATCATGAAAAG CTTACTATGGGAGACAACAGCGCAGCCGAAGCTACTGGTATCCAGTTAAAGCCTGGAAATGCTGGTTTACTTGG GTGGGCTATGAGTTCTCTTACTCAGAAGGGAAAAGGTTCTGACCATGGTCCGGTTTCTAGTGCAAATGCTAGCAACTCTCAAATTTCAGCAACCTCCAGTGTCACATCAG ATAATAGATCTTCCACCGTAGCATATGCACCATCCACTTCTAGCTCTCTTGATCAAACTGCACCAGCATCAGCAAGGTCCTCGGTGGATGGGTGGGGTGAAATTGAAAACGATAATACTCAGGAAGAGAATGGTAGTGATAAAGAAGGATGGGATGATGTAGATCCGTTTGACGAGAAGCCTCCACCATCTCTTCTCTCTAACATACAGGCTGCTCAGAAACGTCCTGTGGCGCAACCAAAACAACCAG TATCAAATTCGTCAAGATtaaatcaaccaaaggtgcccAAACCAGAAGAGGATCCTCTATGGGGTTCTATAGCTGCTCCAGCACCCAAAAATGCATCGAAGTCTTCAGACATCAAACCTTCAACGTCGCACAATGATGACGATGACCTCTGGGGTTCGATAGCTGCACCTCCACCGAAATCAGCTGGGAAGCCCTTGaagccaccagcagcagcaaacaGTGACGATTTATGGGGTGCCATCGCTGCACCCCCACCATCAACCAAAGCTAGACCTCTAGCTTCATCAGGTAGGGGTCGAGGAACAAAGCCAGCTCAGCCAAAGCTTGGCGCACAAAGAATAGGCAGGACGTCTTCAACTGGGATGTGA
- the LOC9270590 gene encoding LOW QUALITY PROTEIN: trans-cinnamate 4-monooxygenase-like (The sequence of the model RefSeq protein was modified relative to this genomic sequence to represent the inferred CDS: inserted 1 base in 1 codon; deleted 2 bases in 1 codon) encodes MDLLFVERLLVGLLAAAVVAIAVSKLRGRKLRLPPGPTPVPVFGNWLQVGDDLNHRNLAALARRFGDIFLLRMGQRNLVVVSSPPLAREVLHTQGVEFGSRTRNVVFDIFTGKGQDMVFTVYGDHWRKMRRIMTVPFFTGKVVQRHRAGWEAEAAAVVDGLRADPXRRRLQLMMYSNVYRIMFDRRFESADDPLFLRLKALNGERSRLAQSFEYNYGDFIPILRPFLRGYLRICEEVKETRLKLFKDFFLEERKKLASTKAMDNNGLKCAIDHILEAQQKGEINEDNVLYIVENINVAAIETTLWSMEWAIAELVNHGEIQEKLRRELDTVLGPGRQITEPDTHRLPYLQAVVKETLRLRMAIPLLVPHMNLRDAELAGYGIPAESKVLVNAWYLANDPGRWRRPEEFRPERFLEEERNVEANGNDFRYLPSGAGRRSCPGIVLALPILGVTIGRLVQNFELLPPPGKDRVDTTEKGGQFSLHILKHSTIVAKPRAF; translated from the exons atggaCCTCCTCTTCGTGGAGAGGCTCCTCGTCGGCCTCCTCGCAGCCGCCGTGGTCGCGATCGCCGTGTCCAAGCTCCGCGGCCGGAAGCTCCGCCTGCCACCCGGCCCCACCCCGGTGCCCGTCTTCGGCAACTGGCTGCAGGTCGGCGACGACCTCAACCACCGCAACCTGGCGGCGCTGGCGCGGAGGTTCGGCGACATCTTCCTCCTCCGGATGGGGCAGCGCAACCTGGTGGTggtctcctcgccgccgctggcgcgGGAGGTGCTCCACACGCAGGGGGTGGAGTTCGGGTCGCGCACCCGCAACGTGGTGTTCGACATCTTCACCGGCAAGGGGCAGGACATGGTGTTCACCGTGTACGGCGACCACTGGCGAAAGATGCGGCGGATCATGACGGTGCCGTTCTTCACCGGCAAGGTGGTGCAGCGGCACCGCGCCGGgtgggaggccgaggccgcggccgtGGTGGACGGCCTCCgcgccgacc gccgccgccgcctgcagctCATGATGTACAGCAACGTGTACCGCATCATGTTCGACCGCCGGTTCGAGAGCGCGGACGACCCGCTGTTCCTCCGCCTCAAGGCGCTCAACGGCGAGCGCAGCCGCCTCGCGCAGAGCTTCGAGTACAACTACGGCGACTTCATCCCCATCCTCCGCCCCTTCCTCCGCGGCTACCTCAGGATCTGCGAGGAGGTCAAGGAGACCCGCCTCAAGCTCTTCAAGGACTTCTTCCTCGAGGAGAGGAA GAAGCTAGCGAGCACCAAGGCCATGGACAACAATGGGCTCAAATGCGCCATTGATCACATCCTGGAGGCGCAGCAGAAGGGGGAGATCAACGAGGACAACGTGCTCTACATTGTCGAGAACATCAATGTTGCCG CGATCGAGACGACGCTGTGGTCGATGGAGTGGGCGATCGCGGAGCTA GTGAACCACGGGGAGATCCAGGAGAAGCTGCGCCGGGAGCTGGACACGGTGCTCGGCCCGGGGCGTCAGATCACGGAGCCGGACACGCACAGGCTCCCCTACCTGCAGGCCGTGGTCAAGGAGACGCTCCGGCTGCGCATGGCCATCCCGCTGCTGGTGCCGCACATGAACCTCCgcgacgccgagctcgccgggTACGGCATCCCCGCCGAGAGCAAGGTGCTCGTCAACGCGTGGTACCTCGCCAACGACcccgggcggtggcggcggccggaggagttCCGGCCGGAGAGGTTCctcgaggaggagaggaacgtCGAGGCCAACGGCAACGACTTCAGGTACCTGCCGTCCggcgccgggcggcggagctgcCCCGGCATCGTCCTCGCGCTGCCCATCCTCGGCGTCACCATCGGCCGCCTCGTCCAGAACTTcgagctgctgccgccgcccgggAAGGACAGGGTCGACACCACCGAGAAGGGTGGGCAGTTCAGCCTCCACATCCTGAAGCACTCCACCATTGTCGCCAAGCCGAGAGCGTTCTAG